The window AACTTTCCAAAACTTacgaaaatgaaaaacattgAATGCCATAATCTTTCCAACATAATTAGGACATTAAGATCACAGTAGAGGAAAAAGGAAACCAAAGGAAGATATTTGAGCTCTTTATTGAGGAAGGCACTGTGGCGTGTGGTACCAGCATTAGTGTAGTGTTGCTATCAGAGTATTATGCAGTTCCCCCGCCATCACGATCACATGATCACTCCCTGCTTAGTCATTGGCTTGTTTCCCTAAGTTCTCCTCATCCTAATTCTGTTTGGAGATATTCGACATCAAAATGAACACCATATTATGGTCTGTGTGGACAGTACAAGCAGTTGGATCCTCTTCCAATAGTTATAGGAGAGGATTCTGGGTATAACTTTAGTCAGAGAGGTCTCAACACAGCCGACGATCACACCACACAAGCAACGGAGGGGGGCTGACTGACGATCATCCTCTGGTTCAGGATGAGTTTACGATCCACTCGTTTGTTGAGCTTCCACGGACCATTTAAAAGGTGACTCCAAAAATAAACGATTAGCCAGCGAGCAGGCAGCTAGCGACGGACGGCGTAGCTAATTCTCTACTTGTATTTATAGAATCCTTCTCCGGTCTTCTTGCCGAACTTGCCCTCTGCCACCAGCTTGTTGAGCATGGGGCTCTGGCCGAAGAGGGGGTTGCCGGGGTCCATCGCACACCAACCTGAAACCGTCATCATCACAACACAATGTTAAATCCTAGTTAAGTCTTTGGGGGAGCGCTTCCAATCATTTTTTGTGTGGGTGGAAGTATGCCGTCATGCGTGACGATGATGTAATTAGTAATTGAGGAAGTGATTATAGAAACTATTCAGGAAGTGGTTCCTCACCGTCGATGATGAATTTAGCCGTGTCCAGTCCGACGTAGTCCAGCAGCTCAAAGGGTCCCATGGGATAACCTGCCCCCAGCTTCATGGCAATATCAATATCTTCCTTTGATCCGTGGCCTGTGGAAAACAGCCAAACACATGAGCCAATAGATCAATTTATCCGTCCAATCAAGGCTATCCCTCCTCTTTTTTGACGCCACGTAATCTCTCAGAAGACGGGATCCAGTGAGATGAGTTTGGGATCACGGACGCTCTTTCTCCAGGTGTGTCCCTACGTACCTCTCTCATGTAGCCTGATGGCCTCCATCATGTAAGGAACCAGCAGGCGATTCACGATGAAGCCAGGAGTgtcctggagaacacacacccgACCATGTTTACATGCACAAAAGATTACGTTTTTAGCCCTTATTCCGAAAAAGACCAAATGTATACATCTCAGAAGAATGCTCCTAAAACTGAAATAAGTTTGGCATATCCCCGTCTTAATCGGAAAGTGCTGAGTCCAGAATATCCAAACGGAATATGCTGTTTACATGACCCGATAAAGGATGTATGGATTGTTAAAATTCAGAATATTGTCATATTCTGAAAAACTGTGGATTATTTGCGTGCATGTAAACGTACTTGAGGTTAGTCTGCAGCTGCTACAATAGACAGCATAACGTCATATTATACCCTTAAACCATCATACATCAATGAAGGTAGGAGGGATTAAATGGTACAAATCAAACCCTGTCCTGCtgttatttacattacatttacatttagtcatttagcagacgctcttatccagagcgacttacagtaagtacagggacattctccccgaggcaagtagggtgaagtgccttgcccaaagacacaacgtcatttcgcacggccgggaatcgaaccaacaaccttctgattaatagcccgactccctaaccgctcagccacctgttaTCCGGATCGTCCTACCTTGCAGGAGACGGGCGTCTTCCCCAGAGCTTTGCTGAAGTTCAGCAGGGAGTCGAAGCTCTCCTGGCTGGTGGCCGAGGTGGCAACGACCTCCACCAGCCTCATCATGGGGACCGGGTTGAAGAAGTGGAGGCCCCCGAAGCGGTCCAGTCTGGAGGTGGAGCTGGCGATGTCTGTGATGGGCAGCGAGGAGGTGTTGCTGGCGAAGATGGTGTGTCTGGTGCAGAGGAGACAGTGTACGGCGTtaggatgtttttttttctttttgtactTTTCCATGCTGTATTGGACAGATTTTATGTGAAGGgtgacaggaaagagagagagaaaaagacagagaaaa of the Osmerus eperlanus chromosome 14, fOsmEpe2.1, whole genome shotgun sequence genome contains:
- the hadh gene encoding hydroxyacyl-coenzyme A dehydrogenase, mitochondrial — protein: MSFFTHQITRGLSSSAVRNVVIKHVTIIGGGQMGAGIAQVAASTGHSVVLVDTSEDILQKAAKGIEGSLKRVVKKKFADKPEAGAEFIQKVMQNVSTSTDAAAVVQGTDLVLEAIVENLKVKQGLFAGLDKVAPEHTIFASNTSSLPITDIASSTSRLDRFGGLHFFNPVPMMRLVEVVATSATSQESFDSLLNFSKALGKTPVSCKDTPGFIVNRLLVPYMMEAIRLHERGHGSKEDIDIAMKLGAGYPMGPFELLDYVGLDTAKFIIDGWCAMDPGNPLFGQSPMLNKLVAEGKFGKKTGEGFYKYK